From a single Miscanthus floridulus cultivar M001 chromosome 8, ASM1932011v1, whole genome shotgun sequence genomic region:
- the LOC136471965 gene encoding uncharacterized protein, giving the protein MLPEDAAAQGTPGGGGAAGDRLSRLPDKILLRVMSHLKAWEAVRTCVLSQRWRHLWASMNRLDIRKPCPCVDDGDISADHPRTTAFAEFVKNLLHRRRQLAPLDSLRLCWSHEALDGKANTWIAYAVRHGAEEIELSGEHHVVYPSPEYTSFVITDDDFIKTRLKILKLIHVRLDDTTLTQLSSRCTCLEEIELKDCQIPEAAKIRTTKLKRLAMIKCKIPNGCLVYAPNLVSLCCSRPFGYVPWIENLGAPGTGIVNIIMHRTPDEYPKYTDPVSCNLKILQLSHVHLDDTTLRQLCSRCTSLEVLELKDCSVEGREIGSISLKYLTTISCKFAIGFRVHAPNLVLLHCIKPFQHFPQIQKMEFLVTAAIVLDDSCLLSDCQWPQEEDESDDNSNNESDGDSGDSKHNESDGSSIYYDSDRDRSAPSDEEDDDCTLSYSVIAVDRYRESKYLINGHKRRGDGHEPVKSCDEEYGSKISSDFGGVGMLWSLSHVKTMDLLAHPGEVLLTRELKSSTEFKNLKILSLGEWCITPGFDELASILGHSPNLEKLFLHLDMAYNKRLGFIQSTSSFVCTKLKMVKITCCKRDVMVHRLAEFFGENSIPPEMIFVHRTACSGCRGRKAPGEAQGAKL; this is encoded by the exons ATGCTCCCGGAAGACGCGGCAGCGCAGGGGACGCCTGGAGGCGGTGGCGCCGCCGGCGACCGCCTCAGTCGTCTACCGGACAAGATCCTCCTCCGGGTCATGTCGCACCTCAAGGCGTGGGAGGCGGTGCGCACGTGCGTGCTCTCCCAGAGGTGGCGCCACCTGTGGGCCTCCATGAACCGCCTCGACATCCGCAAGCCGTGCCCCTGCGTCGACGACGGCGACATCAGCGCCGACCATCCCCGGACGACGGCGTTCGCTGAATTCGTCAAGAACCTGCTGCACCGGCGGCGGCAACTGGCGCCGCTGGACTCGCTCCGCCTCTGCTGGAGCCACGAGGCCCTCGACGGGAAGGCCAACACCTGGATCGCCTACGCCGTCAGGCACGGCGCGGAGGAGATCGAGCTCTCCGGGGAGCATCATGTCGTGTACCCATCGCCAGAGTACACGAGCTTCGTTATTACTGACGACGACTTCATCAAGACTCGCCTCAAGATCTTAAAGCTTATCCATGTCCGGCTGGATGACACCACCCTCACCCAGCTCAGCTCTAGGTGCACTTGTTTGGAAGAGATAGAGCTCAAGGACTGTCAAATACCCGAGGCCGCCAAGATTCGGACCACCAAGCTGAAGCGTTTGGCCATGATCAAGTGCAAAATCCCCAACGGCTGCTTGGTTTATGCTCCCAACCTTGTTTCGCTCTGTTGCAGCAGGCCTTTTGGGTATGTTCCTTGGATCGAAAACTTGGGAGCACCTGGTACTGGTATAGTCAATATCATCATGCACCGGACACCAGATGAGTACCCTAAATACACGGACCCTGTTTCCTGCAACCTCAAGATCTTGCAGCTCTCTCATGTCCATCTGGATGACACCACCCTCAGGCAGCTCTGTTCTAGGTGTACTTCTTTGGAAGTACTAGAGCTCAAGGATTGTTCGGTAGAGGGCAGGGAGATTGGATCCATCTCGCTCAAGTATTTGACTACGATCAGCTGCAAATTCGCTATTGGGTTCAGGGTTCATGCTCCAAACCTTGTCTTGCTGCACTGCATCAAGCCTTTTCAACACTTCCCTCAGATCCAGAAAATGGAATTCCTAGTCACAGCAGCTATAGTTCTTGATGACTCTTGCTTACTTTCTGATTGTCAATGGCCACAGGAGGAGGATGAGTCAGATGATAACAGCAACAATGAATCTGATGGTGACTCTGGTGATAGCAAACACAACGAATCTGATGGTAGTAGTATCTACTATGATTCTGATCGCGATCGGTCCGCACCAAGTGATGAAGAGGACGATGACTGTACTCTGAGTTATAGTGTGATTGCAGTGGACAGATACAGAGAATCCAAGTATTTGATTAATGGCCATAAACGCAGAGGAGATGGACATGAACCTGTGAAAAGTTGTGATGAAGAGTATGGGAGCAAGATTTCTAGTGACTTTGGTGGTGTTGGTATGCTTTGGAGCCTCTCACATGTTAAAACAATGGACCTGTTAGCTCATCCAGGAGAG GTGCTGCTTACAAGGGAATTGAAATCTAGCACTGAATTCAAAAACCTGAAGATTCTGTCCCTTGGTGAATGGTGTATAACTCCTGGCTTTGATGAGTTAGCATCCATACTTGGGCACTCACCAAACTTAGAGAAGCTTTTTCTTCACCTTGACATG GCATATAACAAAAGATTGGGATTCATTCAAAGTACAAGCTCATTCGTGTGCACTAAGCTGAAGATGGTGAAGATCACATGCTGTAAGCGTGATGTGATGGTCCATAGATTGGCAGAATTCTTCGGTGAGAATAGCATACCACCTGAGATGATTTTTGTCCATCGGACTGCCTGCTCTGGATGTCGGGGAAGGAAGGCTCCAGGTGAAGCGCAAGGTGCAAAGCTTTAG
- the LOC136471966 gene encoding uncharacterized protein, with amino-acid sequence MPPKVAKRWVQVNRPGEASSSSRGHSGGGGGGGGGRVNPAADRLSALPDALLHHVMSFMKAWDAARTCVLSRRWRDLWASAPCVDVRVGRYRDPPQDFAKFVYRLLLAREALAPIDTLRLRSPGEEDEDFDNSDVKMWIRHAIRRNARVIQLTGHPNPNLLAELDPMDFVSRHLKILKLNYTEVSDSFTWQLSSRCPCLEELELKNCLVEGREFTSVSLKRLTMVKCTFANFSVDAPNLVFVQCIAPESWVPVFKNFGVLVTGSVMLDDCLLSKEFKKYQEDADEYPRTSDDDDDNNIAFAPKHVPDSDDSGDEILSDDSGFLDDFYDEHYLADDVKDNYDYGSDINSDSDTYEYSEIANGYEDKQFGNRANRLDRTRGNKDHGCSAKHIINDYKKFGGQNVLNSLSNVRYLELLGHSGEVIMRRESLNCPTFSNLKTLALGEWCISTAVDFDILLLLLRHSPSLEKLYLQLEMNCDIQKALRRGIEPKGGSFACKHLSMVKIRCTKDDPRVHMLAQLFRSNGLPLEKIYVCRSGSFYLRNLKLERSITLGELREYES; translated from the exons ATGCCTCCGAAGGTCGCCAAGCGGTGGGTGCAGGTCAACCGGCCGGGGGAAGCCTCGTCGTCCTCACGCGGACactcgggaggaggaggaggaggaggaggtgggagAGTCAACCCCGCCGCCGACCGCCTCAGCGCGCTGCCCGACGCGCTCCTCCACCACGTCATGTCGTTCATGAAGGCGTGGGACGCGGCGCGCACGTGCGTGCTCTCGCGCCGGTGGCGCGACCTCTGGGCCTCCGCGCCCTGCGTGGATGTCCGTGTCGGGAGGTATAGGGACCCGCCCCAGGACTTCGCCAAGTTCGTGTACCGGCTGCTGCTTGCTAGGGAGGCCCTTGCACCGATAGACACTCTCCGCCTGCGGTCACCCGGTGAGGAGGACGAAGATTTCGACAATTCTGATGTTAAGATGTGGATCCGCCATGCAATCAGACGGAATGCTCGTGTTATTCAGCTAACCGGTCACCCCAACCCCAATTTGTTGGCGGAGCTGGATCCTATGGACTTCGTCTCTCGCCACCTCAAAATCTTGAAACTGAACTATACTGAAGTGTCTGATAGCTTCACCTGGCAGCTGTCATCTCGTTGCCCTTGTTTGGAGGAACTAGAGCTCAAGAACTGCTTGGTAGAGGGCCGTGAGTTTACATCTGTCTCTCTGAAGAGGTTGACCATGGTCAAATGCACTTTTGCTAACTTCTCTGTTGATGCTCCAAACCTTGTGTTTGTGCAGTGCATCGCGCCAGAGTCTTGGGTCCCTGTGTTCAAGAACTTTGGGGTGCTGGTAACAGGTAGTGTCATGCTTGATGACTGTTTATTGAGTAAGGAGTTTAAAAAGTACCAAGAGGACGCTGATGAATATCCTCGAACaagtgacgacgatgatgacaacAACATTGCATTTGCCCCTAAACATGTTCCTGATTCTGATGACAGTGGTGATGAAATCCTCAGTGATGATTCTGGATTCTTAGATGATTTTTATGATGAGCATTATTTAGCAGATGATGTCAAGGACAATTATGATTATGGAAGTGATATCAATAGTGATAGTGACACATATGAGTACAGTGAGATTGCAAATGGCTATGAAGATAAGCAGTTTGGAAACCGTGCCAATAGACTTGATCGCACTAGGGGCAATAAAGATCATGGTTGCAGTGCAAAGCATATCATTAATGATTATAAAAAATTTGGTGGCCAGAATGTTCTCAATAGCCTTTCAAATGTTCGATATCTGGAGCTGTTAGGTCATTCTGGAGAG GTCATTATGAGGAGAGAATCGTTAAATTGTCCAACTTTTAGCAACCTGAAGACTTTGGCCCTTGGAGAATGGTGTATCAGTACAGCTGTTGATTTTGACATATTACTTCTCTTGCTTCGGCATTCACCTAGTCTGGAGAAGCTTTATCTTCAGCTTGAAATG AACTGTGACATCCAGAAGGCATTGAGAAGAGGTATAGAGCCAAAGGGAGGATCATTTGCTTGCAAACATCTTAGTATGGTGAAAATCAGATGCACCAAGGACGATCCAAGAGTCCATATGTTGGCGCAGTTGTTTAGGTCTAATGGCCTGCCACTAGAGAAGATTTATGTCTGTCGGAGTGGGAGTTTCT ACCTCCGTAACTTGAAGCTGGAGAGGAGCATTACCCTCGGTGAACTGCGTGAATATGAATCTTGA